A window of Ictidomys tridecemlineatus isolate mIctTri1 chromosome 15, mIctTri1.hap1, whole genome shotgun sequence contains these coding sequences:
- the Cd37 gene encoding leukocyte antigen CD37 isoform X1 produces MSAQESCLSLIKYFLFVFNLFFFVLGSLIFCFGIWILIDKASFVSFVGLTFVALQIWSKVLAISGILTMGLALLGCVGALKELRCLLGLYFGMLLLLFATQITLGILISTQRVRVERRVQDIVLEAIQNYRADPEETAAEESWDYVQFQLRCCGWHSPQDWFPVRVLRGNGSEAHHVPCSCYNSSAATNDSAVFDKIIFPQLGRFGPRARPRHSTDICVVPANGHIYHEGCAQSLQKWLHNNLISIVGICLAVGLLELGFMTLSIFLCRNLDHVYYNRLARYR; encoded by the exons ATGTCGGCGCAGGAGAGCTGTCTCAGCCTCATCAAGTACTTCCTCTTCGTTTTCAACCTCTTCTTCTTT GTCCTGGGAAGCCTGATTTTCTGCTTCGGCATCTGGATACTCATTGACAAGGCCAGCTTCGTGTCGTTTGTGG GTTTGACCTTCGTGGCCCTGCAGATCTGGTCCAAGGTCCTGGCCATCTCAGGAATCCTCACCATGGGCCTCGCCCTCCTGGGTTGTGTGGGGGCCCTCAAGGAGCTCCGCTGCCTTTTGGGTCTG TATTTTGGGATGCTGCTGCTCCTGTTTGCCACGCAGATCACCCTGGGGATCCTCATCTCCACTCAGCGGGTCCGG GTGGAGCGAAGAGTGCAGGACATCGTGCTAGAGGCCATCCAAAACTACCGTGCTGATCCGGAGGAGACAGCGGCCGAGGAGAGTTGGGACTATGTGCAGTTCCAG CTGCGCTGCTGCGGCTGGCATTCTCCCCAGGACTGGTTCCCGGTCCGCGTCCTGAGAGGCAACGGGTCGGAGGCGCACCACGTGCCCTGCTCCTGCTACAACTCCTCGGCGGCGACCAACGACTCCGCAGTCTTCGATAAGATTATCTTCCCCCAGCTCGGCCGGTTCGGACCGCGGGCACGACCCAGGCACAGTACAGACATCTGCGTGGTCCCTGCAAATGGCCACATCTACCACGAG GGCTGCGCACAGAGCCTCCAGAAGTGGCTGCACAACAACCTCATCTCCATAGTGGGCATCTGTCTGGCCGTCGGTCTACTCGAG CTCGGCTTCATGACGCTCTCGATATTCCTGTGCAGAAACCTGGACCACGTCTACTACAACCGGCTGGCTCGATACCGCTAG
- the Cd37 gene encoding leukocyte antigen CD37 isoform X2: protein MSAQESCLSLIKYFLFVFNLFFFVLGSLIFCFGIWILIDKASFVSFVGLTFVALQIWSKVLAISGILTMGLALLGCVGALKELRCLLGLYFGMLLLLFATQITLGILISTQRVRVERRVQDIVLEAIQNYRADPEETAAEESWDYVQFQLRCCGWHSPQDWFPVRVLRGNGSEAHHVPCSCYNSSAATNDSAVFDKIIFPQLGRFGPRARPRHSTDICVVPANGHIYHEGCAQSLQKWLHNNLISIVGICLAVGLLEGQSHPSPPSLEALCHL, encoded by the exons ATGTCGGCGCAGGAGAGCTGTCTCAGCCTCATCAAGTACTTCCTCTTCGTTTTCAACCTCTTCTTCTTT GTCCTGGGAAGCCTGATTTTCTGCTTCGGCATCTGGATACTCATTGACAAGGCCAGCTTCGTGTCGTTTGTGG GTTTGACCTTCGTGGCCCTGCAGATCTGGTCCAAGGTCCTGGCCATCTCAGGAATCCTCACCATGGGCCTCGCCCTCCTGGGTTGTGTGGGGGCCCTCAAGGAGCTCCGCTGCCTTTTGGGTCTG TATTTTGGGATGCTGCTGCTCCTGTTTGCCACGCAGATCACCCTGGGGATCCTCATCTCCACTCAGCGGGTCCGG GTGGAGCGAAGAGTGCAGGACATCGTGCTAGAGGCCATCCAAAACTACCGTGCTGATCCGGAGGAGACAGCGGCCGAGGAGAGTTGGGACTATGTGCAGTTCCAG CTGCGCTGCTGCGGCTGGCATTCTCCCCAGGACTGGTTCCCGGTCCGCGTCCTGAGAGGCAACGGGTCGGAGGCGCACCACGTGCCCTGCTCCTGCTACAACTCCTCGGCGGCGACCAACGACTCCGCAGTCTTCGATAAGATTATCTTCCCCCAGCTCGGCCGGTTCGGACCGCGGGCACGACCCAGGCACAGTACAGACATCTGCGTGGTCCCTGCAAATGGCCACATCTACCACGAG GGCTGCGCACAGAGCCTCCAGAAGTGGCTGCACAACAACCTCATCTCCATAGTGGGCATCTGTCTGGCCGTCGGTCTACTCGAG GGCCAAAGTCACCCCTCACCCCCTTCACTGGAAGCCCTTTGTCATCTCTGA
- the Cd37 gene encoding leukocyte antigen CD37 isoform X3, which translates to METWEGPPTVSLVTTNSKAPQVLGSLIFCFGIWILIDKASFVSFVGLTFVALQIWSKVLAISGILTMGLALLGCVGALKELRCLLGLYFGMLLLLFATQITLGILISTQRVRVERRVQDIVLEAIQNYRADPEETAAEESWDYVQFQLRCCGWHSPQDWFPVRVLRGNGSEAHHVPCSCYNSSAATNDSAVFDKIIFPQLGRFGPRARPRHSTDICVVPANGHIYHEGCAQSLQKWLHNNLISIVGICLAVGLLELGFMTLSIFLCRNLDHVYYNRLARYR; encoded by the exons ATGGAGACCTGGGAGGGACCACCCACAGTGTCCTTGGTGACCACCAATTCCAAGGCCCCTCAG GTCCTGGGAAGCCTGATTTTCTGCTTCGGCATCTGGATACTCATTGACAAGGCCAGCTTCGTGTCGTTTGTGG GTTTGACCTTCGTGGCCCTGCAGATCTGGTCCAAGGTCCTGGCCATCTCAGGAATCCTCACCATGGGCCTCGCCCTCCTGGGTTGTGTGGGGGCCCTCAAGGAGCTCCGCTGCCTTTTGGGTCTG TATTTTGGGATGCTGCTGCTCCTGTTTGCCACGCAGATCACCCTGGGGATCCTCATCTCCACTCAGCGGGTCCGG GTGGAGCGAAGAGTGCAGGACATCGTGCTAGAGGCCATCCAAAACTACCGTGCTGATCCGGAGGAGACAGCGGCCGAGGAGAGTTGGGACTATGTGCAGTTCCAG CTGCGCTGCTGCGGCTGGCATTCTCCCCAGGACTGGTTCCCGGTCCGCGTCCTGAGAGGCAACGGGTCGGAGGCGCACCACGTGCCCTGCTCCTGCTACAACTCCTCGGCGGCGACCAACGACTCCGCAGTCTTCGATAAGATTATCTTCCCCCAGCTCGGCCGGTTCGGACCGCGGGCACGACCCAGGCACAGTACAGACATCTGCGTGGTCCCTGCAAATGGCCACATCTACCACGAG GGCTGCGCACAGAGCCTCCAGAAGTGGCTGCACAACAACCTCATCTCCATAGTGGGCATCTGTCTGGCCGTCGGTCTACTCGAG CTCGGCTTCATGACGCTCTCGATATTCCTGTGCAGAAACCTGGACCACGTCTACTACAACCGGCTGGCTCGATACCGCTAG